The following are encoded together in the Bradyrhizobium sp. CCGUVB1N3 genome:
- a CDS encoding undecaprenyl-phosphate glucose phosphotransferase, protein MLALVDGFLIIFASIAGGGLYQIVANGEFRNADQLLGAGIIAASLYVLIGQSSGFYDLRIAFSRRRRDAGRIVMQWFMVSLLLTLLAFLMKSGAVFSRGSIICFGSLALLLLLVCRQFAKRLVVNAVAEGQVQGRRAIVLGTREELAALGVDELLERFGLTEVDRVVFSSDRNSGFAMSEDEASSLEQALAVGRERSVDEIVLAFPWTDTRKLELVRDRLRISPLPVQLVPDRRIRSLAENPSFRLRRSLSIEIQRGPLSRVEQLSKRLVDIAGASLGLILLMPLMLLSAIAIKSDSPGPVFFRQRRNGFNAKQFPIFKFRTMTVMEDGATVVQAKRFDPRVTRVGSVLRRSSIDEVPQLINVLRGEMSLVGPRPHALAHDDHYGDILSEYAYRHHVKPGITGWAQVNGYRGETARVEQMKGRVDCDLWYINNWSLALDLKILVLTCLELTRRRNAY, encoded by the coding sequence GTGCTAGCGCTGGTCGACGGCTTTCTCATCATCTTCGCGAGCATCGCCGGCGGCGGGCTCTATCAGATTGTTGCAAACGGCGAATTCAGGAATGCGGACCAGCTACTTGGAGCCGGCATCATCGCTGCGTCGCTCTATGTTCTGATCGGACAGTCCAGCGGCTTCTATGATCTTCGCATCGCGTTCTCGAGGCGCAGAAGGGATGCCGGCCGGATCGTCATGCAGTGGTTTATGGTGAGCTTGCTGCTGACGCTGCTGGCGTTCCTGATGAAGAGCGGCGCGGTATTCTCGCGCGGATCGATCATCTGTTTCGGCTCGCTTGCGCTGCTGCTTCTCCTGGTCTGCCGGCAGTTCGCCAAACGTCTCGTCGTCAACGCTGTTGCGGAAGGACAGGTTCAGGGCCGTCGCGCGATCGTGCTCGGCACGCGCGAAGAGCTCGCCGCGCTCGGCGTCGACGAACTGCTGGAGCGGTTCGGTCTGACCGAGGTCGATCGCGTCGTCTTCAGCAGCGACAGGAACAGCGGATTTGCCATGAGCGAGGATGAAGCATCCTCGCTGGAGCAGGCGCTGGCCGTCGGCCGCGAACGCAGCGTCGATGAGATCGTGCTGGCGTTTCCATGGACCGACACCCGAAAGCTCGAGCTGGTCCGGGACCGGTTGCGGATTTCCCCGCTGCCTGTGCAGTTGGTGCCCGACCGGCGCATCCGCTCGCTCGCGGAGAATCCGTCGTTCAGGCTGCGCCGGTCGCTCTCGATCGAGATTCAGCGCGGCCCGCTCTCGCGCGTCGAGCAGCTGTCGAAGCGCCTGGTTGACATCGCCGGCGCCTCGCTCGGCCTGATCCTGCTCATGCCCTTGATGCTGCTGAGCGCAATCGCGATCAAGTCCGATTCGCCGGGGCCCGTGTTCTTCCGGCAACGGCGCAATGGCTTCAACGCCAAGCAGTTTCCGATCTTCAAGTTCCGCACGATGACCGTGATGGAGGACGGCGCCACGGTCGTGCAGGCCAAGCGGTTCGATCCACGCGTGACCAGGGTCGGGAGCGTTCTGCGCCGCTCGAGCATCGACGAGGTGCCGCAGCTCATCAACGTGCTGCGCGGCGAGATGTCTCTGGTCGGGCCGAGGCCTCATGCGCTGGCGCACGACGATCACTACGGCGACATTCTCTCGGAATATGCCTATCGCCATCATGTCAAGCCGGGGATTACGGGATGGGCGCAGGTCAACGGCTATCGGGGCGAGACCGCCCGCGTCGAGCAGATGAAGGGCAGGGTCGATTGCGACCTGTGGTACATCAACAATTGGAGTCTGGCGCTGGACCTGAAGATTCTAGTCCTGACCTGTCTAGAACTTACACGCCGCCGCAACGCCTATTAA
- a CDS encoding polysaccharide biosynthesis/export family protein produces the protein MKRGITFAGLMAAILLTSAGCSIMPSSGPEDHVIKSEITRSGPDYGLVKLNAELLNIVREYGPGALAGSFPDHRPPPSIKFGIGDVVSVTIFEAAAGGLFIPAEAGVRPGNFVSLPNQNVDSAGFITVPYAGAIKAQGRTPSEIQQDIVKALGNRAIEPQVVVALITQNTSLISVLGEVNTPSRLQANAAGERVLDVISRAGGPKGQGYETWVTLERNGKRATVPFGALVYQPANNVWVHPGDTIYVYREPQVFLAFGASGAQGQFTFDMWKINMAQAMAKAGGLLDAQAEPAGVYVYRREPRELAERLGVDCSKFVGPLVPVVYNVDFRDPAGFFLASKFEMRDKDVLFAANAATVDTAKFLQFVRVVIATANDTIVTANNAQILKITSRQ, from the coding sequence GTGAAACGGGGCATTACATTCGCAGGGCTGATGGCAGCCATCCTGCTCACTTCGGCAGGCTGTTCGATCATGCCGTCCTCGGGACCCGAGGACCATGTTATCAAGAGCGAGATAACGCGATCGGGCCCTGACTACGGGCTTGTGAAGCTCAACGCTGAGCTGCTGAACATCGTGAGGGAATACGGGCCTGGTGCTCTCGCCGGCTCGTTCCCCGACCATCGGCCGCCGCCGAGCATCAAGTTCGGTATCGGCGACGTCGTATCGGTCACCATCTTCGAAGCAGCCGCAGGCGGTCTGTTCATTCCGGCTGAAGCCGGCGTCCGTCCCGGCAACTTCGTCTCGTTGCCGAACCAGAATGTCGACTCGGCAGGCTTCATCACGGTCCCGTATGCCGGCGCGATCAAGGCCCAGGGGCGGACGCCAAGCGAGATCCAGCAGGATATCGTCAAGGCGCTCGGCAATCGCGCGATCGAGCCTCAGGTCGTCGTGGCGCTAATCACGCAGAATACCTCCTTGATCAGTGTTCTCGGCGAGGTCAACACGCCGAGCCGCCTGCAGGCCAACGCGGCGGGCGAGCGCGTGCTCGACGTGATCTCGCGTGCCGGCGGCCCGAAAGGGCAGGGCTACGAGACGTGGGTAACGCTGGAGCGTAATGGCAAGCGGGCAACCGTTCCGTTCGGTGCACTGGTCTACCAGCCTGCCAACAACGTGTGGGTCCATCCGGGCGACACCATCTACGTCTATCGCGAGCCGCAGGTGTTCCTGGCGTTCGGCGCATCGGGCGCGCAGGGCCAGTTCACATTCGACATGTGGAAGATCAACATGGCGCAGGCGATGGCGAAGGCGGGCGGCCTGCTCGATGCGCAGGCCGAGCCGGCCGGCGTCTACGTCTACCGGCGCGAGCCGCGTGAGCTCGCTGAGCGCCTCGGCGTCGACTGCTCGAAGTTTGTTGGTCCGCTCGTCCCGGTCGTCTACAATGTCGATTTCCGCGATCCGGCCGGGTTCTTCCTGGCGAGCAAGTTCGAGATGCGCGACAAGGACGTGCTGTTCGCCGCCAATGCGGCGACTGTCGATACGGCGAAGTTCCTGCAGTTCGTGCGTGTCGTGATCGCGACCGCCAACGACACCATCGTGACTGCGAACAACGCTCAGATCCTCAAGATCACCAGCCGTCAGTAA